One Pseudonocardia sediminis DNA window includes the following coding sequences:
- a CDS encoding branched-chain amino acid ABC transporter permease — protein MTTTSETSAGTPSKGGDRRLLGGLRDRWNGLPRAQQWLWLIPLVVLIYALPVLNPPLLTTEPGTNFPIALFDAARFALLAIGLNVVVGQAGLLDLGYVGFFAVGAYVAALLTSPDSMLTKIPYLWTLPIAMIVTMLAGLLLGGPTLRLRGDYLAIVTLGFGEIIRLLATIVGPLKGQVGFQGVGRPPGTSADGQPLFTTSNGTTWYWLVVTITIVILLLVGNLERSRVGRAWIAIREDEDAAQIMGVPTVRFKLWAFVIGAAIGGLSGALFAGQVGFVNNQKFDVPTSVLFLAAVVLGGSGNKVGVIVGAFLVSYIPNRFVELAGYKYLIFGVALIVLMAFRPQGLLGARQRLLAYGRQAYKRLVGKPEQLASDNPMTNERGGQA, from the coding sequence ATGACGACGACATCCGAGACATCGGCCGGGACTCCGTCGAAGGGCGGCGACCGGCGCCTGCTCGGCGGTCTGCGGGACCGCTGGAACGGTCTCCCCCGGGCCCAGCAGTGGCTCTGGCTGATCCCGCTGGTGGTGCTGATCTACGCGCTGCCGGTGCTCAACCCGCCGCTGCTGACGACCGAGCCGGGCACGAACTTCCCGATCGCGCTGTTCGACGCCGCGCGGTTCGCGCTGCTGGCGATCGGGCTGAACGTGGTCGTCGGCCAGGCCGGGCTGCTGGACCTGGGCTACGTCGGCTTCTTCGCCGTCGGCGCCTACGTCGCGGCGTTGCTGACCAGCCCGGACTCGATGCTCACCAAGATCCCGTACCTGTGGACGCTGCCGATCGCGATGATCGTGACGATGCTGGCCGGGCTGCTGCTCGGCGGGCCGACGCTACGACTACGCGGGGACTACCTGGCGATCGTCACGCTCGGGTTCGGTGAGATCATCCGGCTGCTGGCCACGATCGTCGGCCCCCTCAAGGGTCAGGTCGGCTTCCAGGGCGTCGGTCGTCCGCCGGGCACCTCCGCCGACGGCCAGCCGCTGTTCACCACGTCCAACGGCACCACCTGGTACTGGCTGGTCGTGACGATCACGATCGTGATCCTGCTGCTGGTCGGCAACCTCGAGCGCAGCCGCGTCGGCCGGGCCTGGATCGCCATCCGTGAGGACGAGGACGCCGCGCAGATCATGGGCGTGCCGACGGTCCGGTTCAAGCTGTGGGCGTTCGTGATCGGTGCCGCGATCGGCGGTCTGTCCGGGGCGCTGTTCGCCGGGCAGGTCGGCTTCGTCAACAACCAGAAGTTCGACGTGCCGACGTCGGTGCTGTTCCTGGCCGCGGTCGTGCTCGGCGGGTCCGGCAACAAGGTCGGCGTGATCGTCGGGGCGTTCCTCGTCTCCTACATCCCGAACCGGTTCGTCGAGCTCGCCGGGTACAAGTACCTGATCTTCGGTGTGGCGCTGATCGTGCTGATGGCGTTCCGCCCGCAGGGTCTCCTGGGGGCGCGGCAGCGTCTGCTGGCCTACGGTCGGCAGGCCTACAAGAGACTGGTCGGCAAACCCGAGCAGCTGGCGTCGGACAACCCGATGACGAACGAACGAGGGGGCCAGGCATGA
- a CDS encoding ANTAR domain-containing response regulator — protein sequence MAEDVPADTPQDDGDGPRPGWRVLVVEDEALIRMDLAEMLSEEGYQVAGEAGDGEAAVAQARELKPDLIIMDVKMPKKDGIEAAAEIVGERISPVVMLTAFSQRDLIERARDAGAMAYLVKPFARHELVPAIELAVSRFAEKRALEDEVASLNERFETRKVVDRAKGLLMTHQKMSEPEAFRWIQRTAMDRRTTMKAVADAVIDGLATTTAAAKA from the coding sequence GTGGCCGAGGACGTTCCCGCAGACACACCGCAGGACGACGGCGACGGTCCGCGCCCGGGTTGGCGCGTCCTGGTGGTCGAGGACGAGGCGCTGATCCGGATGGATCTCGCCGAGATGCTCTCCGAGGAGGGCTACCAGGTCGCGGGCGAGGCCGGCGACGGGGAGGCCGCCGTCGCCCAGGCCCGTGAGCTCAAGCCGGACCTGATCATCATGGACGTCAAGATGCCCAAGAAGGACGGCATCGAGGCCGCGGCGGAGATCGTGGGGGAGCGCATCTCCCCGGTCGTCATGCTGACCGCGTTCAGCCAGCGCGACCTGATCGAGCGCGCCCGCGACGCCGGCGCCATGGCCTACCTGGTCAAGCCGTTCGCCCGGCACGAGTTGGTGCCCGCGATCGAGCTGGCCGTCTCCCGGTTCGCCGAGAAGCGCGCGCTCGAGGACGAGGTCGCGTCGCTCAACGAGCGCTTCGAGACCCGCAAGGTCGTCGACCGGGCCAAGGGCCTGCTGATGACCCACCAGAAGATGAGCGAGCCCGAGGCGTTCCGCTGGATCCAGCGCACCGCGATGGACCGTCGCACGACGATGAAGGCCGTCGCCGACGCCGTCATCGACGGGCTGGCGACCACCACGGCCGCCGCGAAGGCCTGA
- a CDS encoding ABC transporter ATP-binding protein yields the protein MSTPQEPHAPEGSIVAELEAMTPEQRAEREAEVAEVVAPDREIAVEVGDTLLQMENVTMRFGGLVALDDVSFDIRRGEILGLIGPNGAGKTTCFNALTGVYRPTSGRVLLEGAPLGRRQRFQITQLGIARTFQNIRLFSEMTALENVVVGTDARHKTSVMGALFRVPRHTREEKQAIERAMALLEFVGIADRAADKARNLPYGYQRRLEIARALATEPKLLCLDEPAAGFNPAEKDNLMGLIRKIRDDGYTVLLIEHDMRLVMGVTDRIVVLEFGKKIAEGLPAEIRDNPAVVAAYLGVPDDDDAS from the coding sequence ATGAGCACCCCGCAGGAGCCGCACGCCCCCGAGGGCAGCATCGTCGCCGAGCTGGAGGCGATGACCCCGGAACAGCGCGCCGAGCGCGAGGCCGAGGTCGCCGAGGTCGTCGCCCCGGACCGCGAGATCGCGGTCGAGGTCGGCGACACGCTGCTGCAGATGGAGAACGTGACCATGCGCTTCGGCGGCCTGGTCGCGCTCGACGACGTCTCGTTCGACATCCGCCGCGGCGAGATCCTCGGCCTGATCGGGCCGAACGGCGCCGGCAAGACGACGTGCTTCAACGCGCTCACCGGCGTCTACCGGCCCACCTCGGGCCGGGTGCTGCTGGAGGGCGCGCCGCTGGGCCGTCGTCAGCGTTTCCAGATCACCCAGCTCGGCATCGCCCGGACGTTCCAGAACATCCGGCTCTTCTCCGAGATGACCGCGCTGGAGAACGTCGTGGTCGGCACGGACGCCCGGCACAAGACGTCCGTGATGGGCGCCCTGTTCCGGGTGCCGCGGCACACCCGGGAGGAGAAGCAGGCGATCGAACGGGCGATGGCCCTGCTCGAGTTCGTCGGCATCGCCGACCGGGCCGCGGACAAGGCGCGCAACCTCCCCTACGGCTACCAGCGCCGTCTGGAGATCGCCCGCGCGCTGGCCACCGAGCCGAAGCTGCTGTGCCTGGACGAGCCCGCCGCGGGCTTCAACCCGGCCGAGAAGGACAACCTCATGGGGTTGATCCGCAAGATCCGCGACGACGGCTACACCGTCCTGCTGATCGAGCACGACATGCGGCTGGTGATGGGCGTGACCGACCGGATCGTGGTGCTGGAGTTCGGCAAGAAGATCGCCGAGGGACTGCCCGCGGAGATCCGCGACAACCCGGCCGTGGTTGCCGCCTACCTGGGGGTCCCCGATGACGACGACGCTTCTTGA
- a CDS encoding ABC transporter ATP-binding protein, whose translation MTTTLLELDGVGAHYGRIQALDGISLTVNEGEVVTLIGANGAGKTTTMRAISGVRPISSGSITFDGTDISTLRADLRVVRGISQAPEGRGIFPGMTVLENLDMGAYSRKDRKELPAEMDRIFELFPRLAERRSQVGGTLSGGEQQMLAIGRALMSKPRLLLLDEPSMGLAPQFIAQIFRIITEINKTQGVTVLLVEQNAQQALSRADRAYVIETGRITRSGTGKELLADPSIKEAYLGVA comes from the coding sequence ATGACGACGACGCTTCTTGAGCTGGACGGGGTCGGCGCCCACTACGGGCGCATCCAGGCCCTGGACGGCATCTCCCTGACCGTCAACGAGGGTGAGGTGGTGACCCTGATCGGCGCGAACGGCGCCGGGAAGACCACCACCATGCGCGCCATCTCCGGCGTCCGGCCCATCTCCTCGGGGTCGATCACGTTCGACGGCACCGACATCTCCACGCTGCGCGCCGACCTGCGGGTCGTCCGCGGGATCTCCCAGGCACCGGAGGGCCGCGGGATCTTCCCCGGCATGACGGTGCTGGAGAACCTGGACATGGGCGCCTACAGCCGCAAGGACCGCAAGGAGCTCCCGGCCGAGATGGACCGGATCTTCGAGCTGTTCCCGCGGCTGGCCGAGCGCCGCTCGCAGGTCGGGGGCACGCTGTCCGGCGGCGAGCAGCAGATGCTGGCGATCGGGCGGGCGCTGATGTCCAAGCCGCGGCTGCTCCTGCTCGACGAACCGTCGATGGGTCTCGCCCCGCAGTTCATCGCGCAGATCTTCCGGATCATCACCGAGATCAACAAGACGCAGGGCGTCACCGTGCTGCTGGTCGAGCAGAACGCCCAGCAGGCACTCTCGCGGGCCGACCGGGCCTACGTCATCGAGACCGGCCGAATCACCCGGAGCGGCACCGGCAAGGAGCTGCTGGCCGACCCGAGCATCAAGGAGGCCTACCTGGGCGTCGCCTAG
- a CDS encoding branched-chain amino acid ABC transporter permease, with amino-acid sequence MTHLLAQGQVLAQGPDWISFDVASFVDQFWSNTFDGLTYGAIYALIAMGYTMVYGVLQLINFAHSEVFIVGAYALFFTLAALGFGPSAPNLNVFALIGDLVLAMLVAMLAAGAIAVLLERVAYRPLRRRKAPRLAFLITAIGASFAIQYAIFAWRGPNPEPALIMFRPQPMFDIFGTIIYDQQVVIFVAALVLMVIVDQFVNRTRLGRGLRAVAQDPDTATLMGVNRERVIVLTFLIGGFLAGAAALFYVMKVPSGVQYNGGFILGIKAFAAAVLGGIGNIRGALLGGLLLGVLGNYGQTLFGNAQWTDVVAFVVLVGILMVRPTGLLGESLGKARV; translated from the coding sequence GTGACCCACCTGCTGGCCCAGGGCCAGGTGCTCGCCCAGGGTCCGGACTGGATCAGCTTCGACGTCGCGTCGTTCGTCGACCAGTTCTGGTCCAACACCTTCGACGGCCTGACCTACGGGGCCATCTACGCGCTGATCGCCATGGGCTACACCATGGTCTACGGCGTCCTCCAACTGATCAACTTCGCGCACTCCGAGGTGTTCATCGTCGGGGCCTACGCCCTGTTCTTCACCCTCGCCGCGCTGGGCTTCGGCCCGTCCGCCCCGAACCTCAACGTGTTCGCCCTGATCGGCGACCTGGTGCTCGCCATGCTGGTGGCGATGCTGGCCGCCGGGGCGATAGCGGTCCTGCTCGAACGGGTCGCCTACCGGCCGCTGCGACGGCGCAAGGCGCCACGCCTTGCCTTTTTGATCACCGCGATCGGCGCCTCGTTCGCCATCCAGTACGCGATCTTCGCCTGGCGCGGGCCGAACCCGGAACCGGCACTGATCATGTTCCGGCCGCAGCCGATGTTCGACATCTTCGGCACGATCATCTACGACCAGCAGGTCGTGATCTTCGTGGCCGCTCTGGTGCTGATGGTGATCGTCGACCAGTTCGTGAACCGGACCCGGCTCGGACGCGGCCTGCGGGCCGTCGCCCAGGACCCCGACACCGCGACCCTGATGGGCGTGAACCGGGAGCGCGTCATCGTGCTGACGTTCCTCATCGGCGGCTTCCTCGCCGGCGCTGCGGCCCTGTTCTACGTGATGAAGGTGCCGTCGGGGGTCCAGTACAACGGCGGGTTCATCCTCGGTATCAAGGCGTTCGCCGCGGCCGTCCTCGGCGGCATCGGCAACATCCGGGGAGCGCTGCTCGGCGGCCTGCTGCTCGGCGTGCTCGGCAACTACGGGCAGACGCTGTTCGGCAACGCCCAGTGGACCGACGTCGTGGCGTTCGTGGTGCTCGTGGGCATCCTGATGGTGCGCCCGACCGGCCTGCTCGGCGAGTCCCTCGGGAAGGCGCGGGTATGA